From a single Lolium rigidum isolate FL_2022 chromosome 7, APGP_CSIRO_Lrig_0.1, whole genome shotgun sequence genomic region:
- the LOC124676794 gene encoding probable serine/threonine-protein kinase WNK1, with protein MMGAKANAADCGEYAEVDPTGRYGRYSDVLGKGASKTVYRAFDEYQGMEVAWNQVKLHDFLQSPEDLERLYCEIHLLKTLKHKNIMKFYTSWVDISGRNINFITEMFTSGTLRQYRQKHRKVNLWAVKHWCRQILSGLLYLHSHDPPIIHRDLKCDNIFVNGNQGEVKIGDLGLAAILRKSHAVHCVGTPEFMAPEVYEEEYNELVDIYSFGMCVLEMVTFEYPYSECTHPVQIYKRVISGTKPEALYKVNDPMVRQFVEKCLTTASLRLSARELLNDPFLRDDMPLSSGDGDYSQLNSYLRQPYLGHAYSNGSMISNGLSESIDEDTPTEDRWEDDDSKADGIDLFNGHEDEALGTVDITIKGRKSEDGGIFLRLRITDDDGRVRNIYFPFDVENDTALSVATEMVGELDITDHEVTRIADMIDGEVSALVPDWMAGPGIEEAPDTTYCHNCGSNVSSCGSLFDYMSSDTRGCRCAELHGRFEEITFQAADEDQSGLQDSGGSSDDVAGQKEQHVKDKEAIHMNGFPKMGRRGLSDRLCFSSFQEQSCSANNYESDTDNQAKGFDIKHEVKMAKYKARKMAQLKRAIHPSLDLDNLNGAARRKPALSKLQSFHVGKHHNFRVPTCQRSPASGNTSPHPVINNQARLPDQGAQRSPRTGSGQDFTFTARSYYTGAQLPPNLPRTRSMPVRAVDA; from the exons ATGATGGGCGCCAAGGCCAACGCCGCCGACTGCGGGGAGTACGCGGAGGTCGACCCCACCGGCCGGTACGGAAGG TACAGCGACGTTCTTGGCAAGGGCGCGTCCAAGACCGT GTACCGGGCGTTCGACGAGTACCAGGGGATGGAGGTGGCCTGGAACCAGGTGAAGCTGCACGACTTCCTGCAGAGCCCCGAGGACCTGGAGCGCCTCTACTGCGAGATCCACCTCCTCAAGACGCTCAAGCACAAGAACATCATGAAGTTCTACACCTCATGGGTCGACATCTCCGGCCGGAACATCAACTTCATCACCGAGATGTTCACCTCCGGCACGCTCCGCCA GTACAGGCAGAAGCACAGGAAGGTGAACTTATGGGCGGTGAAGCACTGGTGCCGGCAGATCCTCAGCGGCCTGCTATACCTGCACAGCCATGATCCACCCATCATCCACCGGGACCTCAAGTGCGACAACATCTTCGTGAACGGTAACCAGGGTGAGGTCAAGATCGGCGACCTCGGACTCGCCGCCATCCTCCGCAAGTCTCACGCTGTTCACTGTGTAG GTACCCCCGAGTTCATGGCGCCAGAGGTGTACGAGGAGGAGTACAACGAGCTCGTCGACATATACTCGTTCGGGATGTGCGTGCTTGAAATGGTCACCTTTGAGTACCCATACAGCGAATGCACACACCCGGTGCAGATCTACAAGAGAGTGATCTCT GGTACTAAGCCAGAAGCCTTGTACAAGGTGAACGATCCGATGGTGAGGCAATTTGTCGAGAAGTGCCTGACCACTGCGTCCCTTAGGCTCTCTGCGAGAGAGCTGCTCAATGATCCTTTCCTACGCGATGACATGCCTTTATCTTCTGGGGATGGGGATTATAGCCAGCTGAACAGTTATCTGCGGCAGCCTTATTTAGGGCATGCTTATAGTAATGGATCCATGATAAGCAATGGGTTATCAGAAAGCATTGATGAAGATACACCGACGGAAGATAGATGGGAAGATGATGACAGTAAAGCTGATGGCATTGACCTGTTCAACGGGCACGAAGATGAGGCTCTTGGCACTGTGGACATCACAATCAAGGGAAGAAAAAGCGAGGATGGAGGAATCTTCCTCCGACTACGAATTACAGATGATGATG GGCGGGTACGCAACATCTATTTTCCATTTGACGTTGAGAACGATACTGCATTAAGTGTGGCAACTGAGATGGTAGGCGAGCTGGATATAACTGATCATGAGGTTACTCGAATTGCTGATATGATCGACGGCGAGGTTAGTGCATTGGTGCCAGATTGGATGGCTGGTCCAGGCATAGAAGAAGCTCCAGACACCACATACTGCCATAACTGCGGATCCAATGTCTCATCTTGTGGTTCACTTTTTGACTACATGTCGTCGGATACTCGTGGTTGCCGATGTGCAGAGCTACATGGGAGGTTTGAGGAGATCACATTCCAAGCTGCTGATGAAGACCAATCCGGTTTGCAGGATTCAGGAGGCAGCTCTGATGATGTAGCCGGTCAAAAGGAGCAACATGTCAAAGACAAGGAAGCCATACACATGAATGGGTTTCCAAAGATGGGTAGAAGAGGCCTTTCTGATCGGCTTTGCTTTAGCTCTTTCCAAGAGCAGTCCTGCTCAGCTAACAATTATGAGAGCGATACCGATAATCAGGCGAAAGGGTTCGACATAAAGCATGAAGTAAAGATGGCCAAGTACAAAGCTCGGAAAATGGCACAATTGAAGAGAGCTATTCATCCATCTCTGGACTTGGACAACTTGAATGGAGCAGCTAGGAGGAAACCTGCACTGAGCAAGCTGCAATCTTTCCATGTCGGTAAGCACCACAATTTCCGTGTACCGACCTGCCAGCGAAGCCCTGCCTCAGGAAACACCAGTCCACACCCAGTCATCAACAATCAAGCGAGGCTCCCTGATCAAGGAGCCCAAAGGTCCCCTCGTACCGGGAGTGGCCAGGATTTTACGTTCACAGCCAGAAGCTATTATACTGGAGCTCAGTTGCCACCAAACCTCCCAAGAACAAGATCTATGCCCGTAAGGGCCGTCGATGCCTGA
- the LOC124678173 gene encoding 40S ribosomal protein S13-1-like → MGRMHSNGKGMSSSVLPYKREAPAWVKTTGPDVEELIIRAAKKGQLPSQIGALLRDGHGVPLSSAVTGAKIVRLLKARGLAPAMPEDLYFLVKKAVAIRKHLERNRSDVDAKFRLILVESRVHRLSRYYRVNKKIAPSWKYDSTTASTLVA, encoded by the coding sequence ATGGGTCGCATGCACAGCAACGGGAAGGGCATGTCGTCGTCGGTGCTCCCCTACAAGCGGGAGGCCCCGGCCTGGGTCAAGACCACTGGGCCGGACGTGGAGGAGCTCATCATCCGTGCCGCCAAGAAGGGCCAGCTGCCGTCGCAGATCGGCGCCCTCCTCCGCGACGGCCACGGCGTCCCGCTCTCCAGCGCCGTCACCGGCGCCAAGATCGTGCGCCTGCTCAAGGCGCGCGGGCTCGCCCCGGCCATGCCCGAGGACCTCTACTTCCTCGTCAAGAAGGCCGTCGCCATCAGGAAGCACCTCGAGAGGAACCGGTCGGACGTCGACGCCAAGTTCCGCCTCATCCTCGTCGAGAGCAGGGTCCACCGCCTCAGCCGCTACTACCGCGTCAACAAGAAGATTGCCCCCTCCTGGAAGTACGACTCCACCACCGCCAGCACCCTCGTCGCCTGA
- the LOC124675468 gene encoding uncharacterized protein LOC124675468, with product MASLVHQAAPTMPAAAACSDDDFMPQSFGCFGRSLSRASSSRRLEYRSLSGEGADEMRRIAQERSARAKLRWKAVAQEIIARRRGSGGNGGPGARRRKAGQPAFSYDSKSYALNFDQGSAE from the coding sequence ATGGCCAGCCTCGTGCACCAGGCGGCGCCGACGATGCCGGCCGCGGCGGCGTGCAGCGACGACGACTTCATGCCGCAGAGCTTCGGCTGCTTCGGGCGGTCGCTGTCGAGGGCGTCGTCCAGTCGGCGGCTGGAGTACCGATCGCTGAGCGGCGAGGGCGCCGACGAGATGAGGCGCATCGCGCAGGAGCGGTCGGCGAGGGCGAAGCTGCGGTGGAAGGCGGTGGCGCAGGAGATCATCGCGAGGAGGAGGGGCAGCGGCGGCAATGGAGGGCCCGGAGCACGGAGGAGAAAGGCGGGGCAGCCGGCGTTCAGCTACGACTCCAAGAGCTACGCGCTCAACTTCGACCAAGGCTCCGCCGAGTAG